The following nucleotide sequence is from Phycisphaera sp..
GGGCGAGAGCAACCTGATCGTGGGAACGGTCATCGGATCAAACATCGCCAACATCGGGCTCGTGCTCGGGCTGGCCGCCGTGATCAAGCCGGCCCGGGTGCGCGGCGGCGTGGTCCGGCGAGAAGTACCCATGCTGATCGTGGTCACGATCAGCATGGTGTTCACCCTCTTCGGCGGCAGCATCTCGCGCACCGAAGCCATGTTGCTGATCGTCGGATTCGTCGCATTCATCGCATGGACGCTCTACGCCTCGAAGCACCTCGACCCCGAAGACTCCGCGTTGGTCATCGAGGCCCAGGGTGAGACGCCCGACGAGGACGCAAAGCAGCCAAACGTGGTGCTGAACCTGCTCTTGGTCGTGTTGGGCTTGGGCGCGATGGTCATCGGATCGGAACGCGCGGTGCTGGGCGCGACCGACTTGGCGACCGCTCTAGGCGTGCCGGCGTTCATCATCGGGCTCACGCTGGTCGCCATGGGCACGTCGCTGCCCGAAGTTGTCACAACGGTGCTGGCCGCGTTCAAGGGCCACTCGGACCTGGCCGTAGGCAACGTGCTCGGGTCCAATATCTTCAACGTCCTGTGCGTCGTGGGCGTCAGCGGTCTGGTCGGTGAACTCGAAGTACCCGCGATCGCCATGCAACGCGACGCGTGGGTCATGCTGGGGCTGACACTCATCCTGCTACCGATCATGATCACGCGATTCA
It contains:
- a CDS encoding calcium/sodium antiporter, with the translated sequence MQHLASLLWLLLGLTLLVGGAEIMLRGATSLAKRLGVSNFIIGLTVVAFGTSMPELATGVGAVLKGESNLIVGTVIGSNIANIGLVLGLAAVIKPARVRGGVVRREVPMLIVVTISMVFTLFGGSISRTEAMLLIVGFVAFIAWTLYASKHLDPEDSALVIEAQGETPDEDAKQPNVVLNLLLVVLGLGAMVIGSERAVLGATDLATALGVPAFIIGLTLVAMGTSLPEVVTTVLAAFKGHSDLAVGNVLGSNIFNVLCVVGVSGLVGELEVPAIAMQRDAWVMLGLTLILLPIMITRFSVSRAEGAVLMTAYAAYITLVVLMQSA